The Cryptomeria japonica chromosome 9, Sugi_1.0, whole genome shotgun sequence DNA segment ATTTGAATATGATATCAAATCAAGAGTTTCCAAGGCATAGTTCCTTCTAAACCTCAAGCAATACATTTGGCTGAAAGATAGATCCCTTATGTGAGGACCAATGATGTCGAATCCACCCTTCTACTTTTGAAGAATATAGTGTAACCAACAAGTAACTCCCCATTTGGGCCAAATAAAACTTTGtataagtttttgattaaggtaaaaataggttttgaagggaccctgaaaccctttacaaaagaaccttacaagataaaagcattaagcaacCAGAAGGAACAAACCCAAGAAAAGCCAGCGAAATAACTAGAGAAAACCAGCTAAAGCCCCAAAAAACTAGCAAAATTCGGccagacctgacaaaagaaactaattaatatttttcagggcattagccaagttattgctaatcccacacaggtctttgatattttccctaagattagggatctcTTTAGCAGACACAACAACAACTTTCTTAACACTCACTTTGGTTCTCTTTCCAGCTCCACCTGGAGACTTCCAATCTCGATAGCATCTTCATCCATCTCGAGGTCCACCACCAGTTTAGGAGAATTGGAATTATCAAGGACCTTCGAGatatcctcaaggtttttagtGACAACAAACAAGATATTCGGGATAATGCTTAGCAGGTTTTTCatcgccactttcccttcttccagcaAGTTAATCTGAGCAGCCATTTTattaaccttctcctccatttCCTTCTTCGACTGCTTCTGATCactgtcatcttccttccttttgtcaTCCATATGTTTCCCATTTTTCTCcaggttcttcaatagttcataagtccatctgtcataacccaatctGGCCTCAgtaagttttttaaggttatccaagaataacccttctccagcgcTTTTCTTTTCCTCACTCAAAATATACTTTTCCATATCCTTCTCGGGTTCCTTGTTCTTCTCCATCTCAGAATtcaaatctttttcctcattatccttgtcatcCAGATCCACCATGGGTTGGCTGTTGTCATTGCCAGGGCTAGCACTGTGAATTGGGCTATCATGGTCGGACTCGTTCTCACCTTCTTCATGCTCTACTCCCGTTTCCTCATATTTCCAGCTTTCCTCACCCTCTGACTCGTCCATTTCCATTTCACTGCCCTCTTTTCCCATTTCCTCTGTGTCATTCTTATCTTCATGGACTTTCATCCCAATGGCACTCTTGCTTTTTTTCCTAAAGGTAGCCTCCTCCTTGCTAGGTTCCCCTTCCTCTAGCATTCTCTTACCTTTCCCTGGAGAAGCGGATAACCTCTTATTTTCCAACATGGCAAGGGTTTGATAGTTCTCATAAATGAGCAACAAAAGCCAACAATGGAGAACCGGATTCgagggattcttgttgtgtttattgagagacctagaaagggacttgaagagatagtagggcagggatacccgtttctcatgtctaaagtggtttaataacacaaagtgataagtTTGGGCCTTGGAAAAGCGGCCCTCAATAGTTATATATTCCATTATGGTATTCAAAACCCAACCCCatattttcttgatgttggaggcttcataataaccccctgtggattttccaattttagccctctccttttccttacgtGAGAACAAATTTACCGCATTATTGGAAACCTTGAGATCTTTAAAGAAATTAAGCCCAAAGTGGGGCATACCTGCCACAATCGCGATGAGGCCCGTGTCCAATTTGAACCTaacaccatagattttaaaggacccattacaccaattttcagagaTTTTGGAGACAgcgagattaaccctacctttgtcgtaatcaaccagcttctccatgaaactagCAAGGGAACCTTTTTCCAGCTTCGCCCAAACTTTTGGCATGTCCTTCCATCTGGATGTGTTGTCTgattcctccctccttaaatctcctcccatattcaAATTCAGACTTTCACCTTTGTTCTTTTGCAAACTCAAAACTTTCTTTCCGTTGTCGCTCaagattttgaaaaagatgacccacaaagtgtgcgaagtgatattatatttgattgggatTCTGCCACTTTGCTAGGTAATCATAACCTTTCCATCAAAGAATAAATTACTCAAATAAGCTATCATGATTACGCggtccttctttccccataaatctatCCTTTTTTAGGAGCTTTTTAAtactcatattaatatcttccccgtGCCAAATTATTTGAGAATCAAAGTTAATGTCTAGGTTTGCCAGACAGtccaccaccatatttttctctaaaggcatgttcaatgataatagctttaaaactagcaatgatttccctagctttaAAATTAATGTTTTCAATAGACCATGATGGCTCGgtttcccccttcaaacacttaatgatattaagtgagtctccctcaagccataatttattaTGATTTAGGTCCTTAGCTATAATAAGAGTGTTCAGTGCAGTTGAGGCTTTAGCAAAATGAttggtttgactccccaaaggactagCAACCGCCACTAGGCAACTTAAAgctaaattcctaacaatgcccccataaccagctttacccggattccccttagaagccccatcaaagttggcctctAGCCATCCTTGAGGtggaaaacaccaaacaagaccttctcttcccttctccttactaggtTTGGTAGTTGAGAGGTTCCACTtgtcattgaagtcttctttagcaactgGTCCATCATCAGTACCTTTGATCCATTCGAAGATACCCTTGTAAATTTTATCTACCATCACTTCAGGgatggcacttttatccctaaagatCCTGTTATTACACGCTTTCCAAATATTATAGATAACATTCGGGAAgataagtttccaaagctccactATCTTTGGGTTGGAATTAGGGCATTGCCATTGCTGCCAAGATTCCCTAAGAGAGTTCGGAAATACCCAACTCAGCTTCCacctacttaaaataattttcGAAATTTTCTAGCTGAAGGTACATTGATGGAGGATATGGCAAGAagactcttcttccctgcaacaaagagaacacctgttaggaaaaacaaatcctcgcttttgaaggttgtccaaagttaataccttgttttggataaagatccaaaaaaaaatattaactttaggaactaactttttgttccaaactttagcccaaataggagtttCTTCCACTTTGTTTTGGATAGCCATGACCGAGGACACAGAATACTTCCCATCCAGGGTTTCCTTCcatatcaaactatcctctttgttgtctctaagaattttagaagaaagcacaaCCTCGAGAAACTTTAACTCCGGACTctactggctaaaatcaatccatttcccatttctccaataaTCTCTAACCAGACCCCCAAACCTTTTTTTGAACCAATAtttccaatcataaaggattggaatttactctagaggtttatccattatccatctgtcttcccaaaatcttatacttctaccattTCCCAAATTCCACATTCTACCAGCTGCAGCCAAACTTTTTGCCAATTGAACTGCATTCCAtattgcaaaaccttcaacaataaaagacttatctaagaattcttcctcagagggttgcatgtgaagatatttgtttctccagattaaattccactctctttcctcccctttcattctccaaatttgtttagctaataaggcattgttcatagaactaatattccttaaacccaaccctccagaggccttaggagaacatattttattccaagcaataaggggaattttgttcttgacttccactcctgaccaaagaaactttttttggattctttcaattgctttcGCAAACTTTCTAGGAATTTTAAACAAACCGAGGGCATAAACAGGTAGGTTTTGGAGAGAAGCTTTGAGCAAAGTAACTTTGCCCACTTGGCTAAGGACATCCCCTTTCCAACCAACTAGTTTGGAGTTGAATCTGTCaaccaacttaatccaaaaattatccaTAGGCTTgatacaaaggggaagccccaaataagaagagggaagctcatCAATTTTacagccaagaattctttcaatccttaattctCTTTGAAcaagggtattgatgaagaacaaagagctcttatcccaattaattttctgaccagaggcagattcataaatattcaaaacgttcttcatatttttagcttccctaatggtagcttcccccatagtaatagaatcatcaacaaactgttcatgggtATAGGTAAAATTGGCAGAGGAAGGTTTCAgtcctctgagatttccttcttccacatttttaaagatgaatctacccaaactttcagctaaaatgGTAAACAatataggggaaatgggatccccttgtctaagACCTCTAGTACTTTTGAAAAAACTAGAaggggatccattgacaataacaacagaagaggaagtttccatcaattgagagaaaagttgaataactttttctccaaatccaaacactttcataatccttaagagaaactgTCAGTTCACTCTATCATAATTTTTTGCCATATCTAACTTCAGAAAGAAACCctgattgtttttgattaagtaaaaacaggttttaggggacccgaaacccttttacaatttgaaagataagaATTAAAGAGACTAAACAAAACATTTGTGCaacaccagcacaaaaaccagcagctaagAAAAAGACAGCACGAAGgcaacaagaagttggctccaaacccaacattacaaattaattgaaaactttaatagattcctcagcattttgaaccaagagcatcatcgccttggccgcttccctcaagtcaTTGTTTTCCTCTCTTAGCTAGCTATCTTTCgtattgatctccatcccagtagtgttaGCCACCTTGATTGTTAGCCACCTTTAGAGGATTAATATTTTCATGAATTAaaataatggaatccagaatctgtctaccggggacaaaaccattctgttgggctgagataattcttggaagaatatcCAGCAGTCTGgaggtaagaaccttagacaaaa contains these protein-coding regions:
- the LOC131858305 gene encoding uncharacterized protein LOC131858305, with the translated sequence MGVERQREQRAGIPNFKSGNGGFLGEGSLSGGGTGDQAGFQASQVIECELLPFACFHCKKLGHWAKSCPLKKGKESKTDSSVQQKQKWQTKEKKGDPSVGCDPDKEVMEPEKEVKKDVNSNNEKPACACVCSNNQIESTKEDEQRRELNNKNDPEDQEVGSVSQEKVEESPNDDVSASSYSKAIEEDFNEAQDFNLSDFEPLLLLTNGSPKPSQCKTPSHSLEMEIMEGNLTILGTKEGKSNKEGPNGGKGKRMLEEGEPSKEEATFRKKSKSAIGMKVHEDKNDTEEMGKEGSEMEMDESEGEESWKYEETGVEHEEGENESDHDSPIHSASPGNDNSQPMVDLDDKDNEEKDLNSEMEKNKEPEKDMEKYILSEEKKSAGEGLFLDNLKKLTEARLGYDRWTYELLKNLEKNGKHMDDKRKEDDSDQKQSKKEMEEKVNKMAAQINLLEEGKVAMKNLLSIIPNILFVVTKNLEDISKVLDNSNSPKLVVDLEMDEDAIEIGSLQVELEREPK